A section of the Candidatus Rokuibacteriota bacterium genome encodes:
- a CDS encoding ABC transporter permease, with protein sequence MWKYVVKRFFLMIPTLLGVAVLIFLLMRVVPGDIVELRLAGDSGAVSEELLKTERARFGLDQPLWKQFGTWIWGVVRFDFGTSMWTGASIGEEIKLRFALSLQLAIMATAIGVAIAIPLGVASALKQDSWVDYVARIVSIAGIATPSFWLGILMILVLLVVFRWLPPMVYTPFWVNPWQNIIQLIWPALAVGYRLSAVVTRMTRSAMLEVLREDYIRTARAKGLVETLVLKRHAIKNAMLPVLTVTGIEFAFLMGGLVVTEQVFNLNGLGLLFVQAVAHRDYTLTQALVLLVASVFIIVNFFMDLMYGWLDPRIRYR encoded by the coding sequence ATGTGGAAGTACGTCGTCAAGCGGTTCTTCCTGATGATCCCGACGCTCCTGGGCGTCGCGGTTTTGATCTTCCTCCTCATGCGCGTCGTGCCGGGTGACATCGTCGAGCTCCGCCTGGCCGGCGACAGCGGCGCCGTGTCGGAGGAGCTGCTCAAGACCGAGCGGGCGCGCTTCGGTCTGGATCAGCCGCTGTGGAAGCAGTTCGGGACCTGGATCTGGGGCGTGGTGCGCTTCGACTTCGGCACCTCGATGTGGACCGGGGCGTCGATCGGCGAGGAGATCAAGCTCCGCTTCGCGCTGTCGCTCCAGCTGGCGATCATGGCGACAGCGATCGGGGTGGCGATCGCGATCCCCCTGGGCGTGGCGTCGGCGCTCAAGCAGGACTCGTGGGTGGACTACGTCGCGCGCATCGTGTCCATCGCCGGGATCGCCACGCCGTCCTTCTGGCTGGGCATCCTGATGATCCTGGTGTTGCTGGTCGTCTTCCGCTGGCTGCCGCCCATGGTCTACACGCCGTTCTGGGTCAATCCCTGGCAGAACATCATCCAGCTCATCTGGCCGGCCCTGGCCGTCGGCTACCGTCTCTCGGCCGTGGTGACGCGCATGACGCGCTCGGCGATGCTCGAGGTGCTGCGCGAGGACTACATCCGTACGGCGCGCGCCAAGGGGCTGGTCGAGACGCTCGTTCTCAAGCGTCACGCGATCAAGAACGCCATGCTGCCGGTGCTGACGGTGACGGGCATCGAGTTCGCCTTCCTCATGGGCGGGCTCGTGGTCACTGAACAGGTGTTCAATCTCAACGGGCTGGGGCTCCTGTTCGTCCAGGCCGTCGCGCACCGGGACTACACGCTGACGCAGGCGCTGGTGCTCCTCGTCGCCTCGGTCTTCATCATCGTCAACTTCTTCATGGATCTCATGTACGGCTGGCTCGATCCCCGCATCCGGTACCGGTAG
- a CDS encoding helix-turn-helix domain-containing protein, giving the protein MGATPPAPSPATPSPPPGPRPHGFHGAVSEFKRRLIEATLTQSGGNRTHAARALGLQRTYLLRLMREFQVHIPPPPGPWRRADNGNGAGGAHAGNGGGPVAPTQRH; this is encoded by the coding sequence ATGGGCGCAACGCCGCCGGCTCCATCCCCAGCGACTCCATCTCCACCGCCTGGGCCCAGGCCGCATGGGTTCCACGGCGCCGTCAGCGAATTCAAGCGGCGGTTGATCGAGGCGACGCTGACCCAGTCAGGCGGCAACCGCACGCACGCGGCCCGGGCGCTGGGGCTCCAGAGGACCTACCTGCTTCGGCTCATGCGCGAGTTTCAGGTCCACATCCCGCCGCCGCCGGGCCCGTGGCGCCGCGCCGACAATGGCAATGGCGCCGGCGGGGCCCACGCAGGCAACGGAGGCGGCCCGGTCGCGCCGACCCAAAGACATTGA
- a CDS encoding ferredoxin family protein, which translates to MAYIIAEPCINVKDKACVEVCPVDCIYEGDTMLYIHPDECIDCGACEPVCPVKAIFAEDETPANWKNFIELNKQFFKDNPGVKPATKA; encoded by the coding sequence ATGGCGTACATCATCGCTGAACCCTGCATCAACGTAAAGGACAAGGCCTGCGTCGAGGTCTGCCCCGTGGACTGCATCTACGAGGGCGACACGATGCTCTACATCCACCCGGATGAGTGCATCGACTGCGGCGCCTGCGAGCCCGTCTGCCCCGTCAAGGCGATCTTCGCCGAAGACGAGACGCCGGCGAACTGGAAGAACTTCATCGAGCTGAACAAGCAGTTCTTCAAGGACAACCCCGGCGTCAAGCCGGCGACCAAGGCCTAG
- a CDS encoding ABC transporter permease: MAINVPFDVVEIAAAAEARAGWWGTVLDFARRRPLGAAGALVVVFLIALALSANLIAPYNPVAVDFGAMLTRPGAAHWLGTDAFGRDVLTRLIYGSRTALMVGFGAAVVGSTLGAILGVGSAFFGGKVDLYLQRFMDILIAFPLIILALAIVAILGNTIPNLITAITIPMIPRCALVIRSSALSIREMPYVDAARTAGFSNARIIMRHMLPNVMAPYLIMLTAFLGQAILLESSLSFLGLGVQEPTAAWGLMLRGAAVDFAESAPWMAVFPGLAISLAVFAFNLFGDSLRDALDPKLRTL; the protein is encoded by the coding sequence ATGGCCATCAACGTCCCGTTCGACGTCGTCGAGATCGCCGCCGCCGCGGAAGCCCGGGCGGGATGGTGGGGAACCGTCCTGGACTTCGCCCGGCGGCGCCCGCTGGGCGCGGCGGGCGCGTTGGTCGTCGTCTTCCTCATCGCCCTCGCGCTGTCGGCGAATCTGATCGCGCCGTACAACCCGGTGGCGGTGGACTTCGGGGCCATGCTTACCCGGCCGGGCGCCGCCCACTGGCTCGGCACGGATGCGTTCGGCCGCGACGTGCTGACACGGCTGATCTACGGCTCGCGCACGGCCCTCATGGTCGGCTTCGGCGCGGCCGTGGTCGGCTCCACGCTGGGCGCCATCCTGGGCGTCGGCAGCGCGTTCTTTGGCGGCAAGGTGGACCTGTACCTCCAGCGCTTCATGGATATCTTGATCGCCTTCCCGCTGATCATCCTGGCCCTGGCCATCGTGGCTATTCTGGGCAACACGATACCGAACCTCATCACCGCGATTACGATCCCCATGATCCCGCGCTGCGCGCTCGTCATCCGCTCGAGCGCGCTCAGCATCCGCGAGATGCCATATGTAGACGCCGCGCGTACGGCGGGTTTCAGCAACGCGCGGATCATCATGCGGCACATGCTGCCCAACGTCATGGCGCCGTATCTCATCATGCTCACCGCCTTCCTGGGCCAGGCTATCTTATTGGAGTCGTCGCTCTCCTTCCTCGGCCTGGGCGTCCAGGAGCCGACGGCGGCCTGGGGGCTCATGTTGCGCGGGGCGGCCGTGGACTTCGCCGAGTCGGCCCCCTGGATGGCCGTTTTCCCGGGGCTCGCCATCAGCCTGGCCGTCTTCGCCTTCAACCTCTTCGGGGACTCGCTCCGGGACGCGCTCGACCCCAAGCTCCGGACCCTCTAG
- a CDS encoding OB-fold domain-containing protein — protein MIVQSIEASRCPRCERMVVPPAHYCPDHPVAMEPATVAGVGEIVSFTTLHSPPEGFKAPLYIALIELEGGARLFCHGQETRGIKIGSSVGVESLDGVFYFSHMSFADRARLFWRRAGARGEKVTSITKSLAKGLFRGRSRGDS, from the coding sequence ATGATCGTCCAGTCCATCGAGGCCTCGCGCTGCCCCCGCTGCGAGCGCATGGTCGTGCCCCCAGCGCACTACTGCCCTGATCACCCGGTGGCGATGGAGCCGGCGACCGTGGCCGGGGTGGGCGAGATCGTCTCCTTCACCACGCTGCACTCGCCTCCCGAGGGCTTCAAGGCGCCGCTGTACATCGCGCTGATCGAGCTCGAGGGGGGCGCGCGGCTCTTCTGCCACGGGCAGGAGACCCGCGGCATCAAGATCGGCTCGAGCGTCGGCGTCGAATCGCTCGATGGCGTGTTCTACTTCTCGCACATGAGCTTCGCCGACCGGGCGCGGCTCTTCTGGCGGCGGGCCGGCGCTCGCGGCGAGAAGGTCACCTCCATCACCAAGAGCCTGGCCAAGGGGCTCTTCCGGGGACGGTCCCGTGGCGACAGCTAG